A portion of the Candidatus Thermoplasmatota archaeon genome contains these proteins:
- a CDS encoding creatininase family protein: protein MEEVKKFVNDKSIVILPIGVIEEHGEHLPLATDSLQAEYIAERVAKKLGKNVFIVPSIRYGVCVSTDKFPGSISLTFDTMRALSYDILAGFIKNGFKKIILLSGHGGRAHLQALRLGAEKIAEEKDVKVLVLSDYELLYEAKGRKFLKTLEIPEWDAHGGAIETSRILALRKDLVKGKGMKSKPNLPKYLIMKGIEKKFRTGIIGDPTVASEDKGRKINDWVINEIVKLAKEL, encoded by the coding sequence ATGGAAGAAGTCAAGAAGTTTGTAAATGATAAGTCCATTGTTATCCTACCTATTGGTGTAATTGAAGAGCACGGCGAGCATTTGCCATTAGCCACAGATTCTTTGCAAGCAGAGTATATTGCAGAAAGAGTAGCTAAGAAATTAGGAAAAAATGTGTTTATCGTGCCTAGTATAAGGTATGGTGTTTGCGTATCTACAGATAAATTCCCAGGCTCTATATCTTTAACTTTCGATACTATGCGAGCTTTGAGTTACGATATTTTAGCAGGCTTTATAAAAAATGGCTTCAAAAAAATTATTTTGCTTTCAGGCCACGGCGGTAGAGCTCATTTACAAGCTTTGAGGTTAGGCGCTGAAAAGATTGCTGAGGAAAAAGATGTGAAAGTTTTAGTTTTATCTGATTACGAGCTGTTATACGAAGCCAAAGGCAGAAAATTCTTAAAGACACTTGAAATTCCAGAATGGGATGCTCACGGTGGCGCAATAGAAACTTCTAGAATATTAGCGCTAAGAAAAGATTTGGTTAAAGGAAAAGGTATGAAATCCAAGCCGAACTTGCCTAAATATCTGATAATGAAAGGGATAGAGAAAAAGTTTCGAACTGGTATAATTGGCGATCCTACGGTAGCAAGTGAAGATAAAGGCAGAAAAATCAACGACTGGGTGATAAACGAGATTGTAAAGCTTGCTAAGGAGCTGTGA
- a CDS encoding pyridoxal-phosphate dependent enzyme produces the protein MIEDAEKKGLVNKNSVIVEPTSSNTGIGLAMMCAIKNYKCIIVMPKGMSEERRKSIKAFGAKIVLTPVKEDVAGAVKKAETIARKTENAFIPHQFKNPVNAQCHYETTANEILEQTDGKIDAFVAGIGTIMDVGSALKEKILRHFIWRKYFGCNRCRKEIKIR, from the coding sequence ATGATTGAAGACGCAGAAAAGAAAGGCCTGGTGAATAAAAATTCTGTGATTGTTGAGCCAACAAGCAGCAATACCGGGATTGGGCTGGCAATGATGTGTGCAATTAAAAACTATAAGTGCATTATCGTGATGCCGAAGGGTATGAGTGAGGAGAGGAGAAAATCGATTAAGGCATTTGGCGCGAAGATTGTACTCACACCTGTCAAAGAAGATGTTGCAGGCGCTGTGAAAAAAGCAGAAACCATTGCAAGAAAAACAGAAAATGCATTTATTCCGCACCAATTTAAGAACCCTGTAAATGCTCAATGTCACTATGAAACAACCGCAAATGAAATTCTAGAGCAGACGGACGGAAAAATAGATGCTTTTGTGGCCGGAATCGGAACTATTATGGATGTTGGATCCGCACTTAAAGAAAAAATACTTAGGCATTTCATCTGGCGCAAATATTTTGGCTGCAATCGATGCCGCAAAGAAATTAAAATTAGGTAA
- a CDS encoding MTH1187 family thiamine-binding protein, with translation MIIAQLSIAPIGEGTGVSKYVKASIEALKRKACRAEPTAMCTVFEAKTLDEILEALKEAHNAVFKLGAKRVITHLVIDDRKDKEASIESKLSAIMK, from the coding sequence ATGATAATAGCGCAATTAAGTATCGCTCCTATAGGAGAAGGTACAGGCGTAAGTAAATATGTGAAAGCGAGTATAGAAGCGCTGAAAAGAAAAGCGTGTAGAGCAGAGCCAACTGCAATGTGCACTGTATTTGAAGCTAAAACGTTAGATGAAATTTTAGAGGCTTTAAAAGAAGCTCATAACGCAGTGTTCAAGCTTGGTGCTAAAAGAGTGATTACTCATTTGGTAATCGATGATAGGAAAGACAAAGAAGCTAGTATAGAATCTAAGTTGAGTGCAATTATGAAATGA